The following DNA comes from Schistocerca gregaria isolate iqSchGreg1 unplaced genomic scaffold, iqSchGreg1.2 ptg000875l, whole genome shotgun sequence.
AGGTGTCGGCATTTTTGCTGAGGTTATGAACGGAAAATGTCAGTTGACCAAGTTCTCCCTTCACTGTATCAGCCGTAGTCCAGAGACATTCGTGCACACCCAAAGTCTCACAGGGCATGATTTTCACATTTCCTCTTGAAGAAACTATTACCTCACTTGTAAATTACTAACTTTCTACCTTGAGCCAGAGAATATCTTCAAATTACAAGTGTGCATTGTGTACACATGCATGTGAGCATACATTTACAAAATTAGTGCTAATTTATGCTTGATGATTTTCAAAAATGTGGAACACCGTGGCACTATATCCATCCTTCTCTTTTGGACACCTTGGGATATGAGAGTCTAGCTCGGAATGGAGGTGCACAAATAGGCGAATCTCAGCTAAAATGAAGACTGATAGGAAGAGAGAATGAGGGTGTCAAAGTGAACTCTGCACAGGCTCGGCGGGTTTAAAATCGTGAGGCCAATTAAGCAAATACACGAAAACAAAAGGAATGCatgtatatatattatatatacacatatatattagATAGACATATTCTGCTGGTCCTTTTGTTTCCAGCGGTTGGCCAGCTCGCGGGAGAATGAAAGGCCGCGATACGACGTATGACCTATTGACAGAGAAGAATTGATGGAGAAGATGGGCAGGTTGCTTAAGGTAGCGTGCATACATAACCAGAATGCCAATCTATAATTATATACACATTATTCCACGTAATTTTAATTAGAAAGGAAGACAATAAAATACGATCACGTTGCAGTGCGGCAGAACCTTATGACTTCTTGTTTTCTTTCGTCGAGTGCTTGATTTTTCTCTTCACTTGACTGCCATTCTTATCGATGAAGGGCTATGGATTTCATGTTTGTAGATTTGGATCGTGGATCTCGATCAGCTGATGGTGTTTGCAAGGTTTAGATATCAAAGGCTGTTGTCTTTCAATTCCGTGTTCCAGAGGTTCATCTACATAAGTGGGGAGGATAGTTGGAGAGAGATGATAAAAGTTGCAGTTCATTTGATCGTTAGTATTATTGGCGAAGGTAATTAAGGAGGTTCCGATGCCTGCTTTTGTGTCGAAGGCTACTGGTAGGGTAGGGTGGATGAAGAATGGATAGAACGAAATGGACGAATTTGGTGAAGGTCGGTTCTCCTCGTTTAAATTAACAATGGCCGACGGAAGGTTACAGCCCATCGCTGAGGGGATAGATAGGTTTTGCATACTGAGCCGAGAAGGCGATGGTTCGACGACATGGTATAGGAACTGTGGAGGGGGCATGTGGCTTGATGTCGAGAGGTGCCGTCGTGACACTGGTGACAAATTGCTATTACCATTAATTTGGACAGCGGAAGGGACTAGATATGGATAAACAGAAGGTAGAGAGAAGGCGATGAGAGCATCAGCTCGTTCTTTTTCCTGGGAACAGTCGGCAACCTTTTCGGCTACGTGAAAGGTGGGTGGTGAGGGATTAGAATTGTCGACCTTTTTAGGACAGATGATAGGACCGCTTTCATTATTGCAGAGAAGTTGCTTATCATGAGTTGGTGCAACGTTAGATGGTTGACTGCATCGGTGAATCTTTAAACTATGAAAAACAGATGATATTAAGGAGGGAGATGTGTTCTGTTGACTCGGTGAATTCCTATTAGTGCCACTCTGACAGAGACGATTGACTACCTGATCGTTGACTTTGTTTTGCTGCTGGATCGAGGCAGAAGCCGAGGTTTTACTAACTTTCAAATTCTGGTCAGCCACTTCCGAACGCTTTCGACGTCGGTTGTAGGTATGAATATCTTTCAAGCTGAGCCAGTCGTAAGTATAGTCAAATGTGAATGCATGTCTTTCCAAACATCTTCGAAATAGATTGCGACAATAGATATAGTCCGGTTCTTCCGAGAATCCCAGTTTCTTGACATAAGACAAAAAAAAGCTGAATTCACTTGGAATGCCACTCGTAAGTTTCTCGATGCTTATTTTAGACTTAAAGGTGCCAATTAGAATTCTGCGTTTGTCGGTACTCAGTTTTAAGTTCTGCCAAGGCAAGGAACCTTTCAAAAAGTAGATAAGCACATATGCCAACGCTTCTAAATCGTCACGACGCGAAGTTTCGATGTTGAGATGGGAATTCGTAGACGCATACCGATAAGTGCCTCTGAAATTCCTACCAAAGTTGAGAGGAATATGCTCACCTCGCTTGTTGCGCCAAAAATTAGAAAGACCAAAATCAATCACGTATACGCTGTTCGTATTAGTACCAGTTCCCATTACAAAATTTCCGGGCTTGACGTCTCCATGCACAAATCCAAGCTTGTGAATGTTCTCCAAAATCGTCAAAAGCTGCTCAGCGAGCATAAGCACACACTTCAGAGAAAATTTCCGCCGACAAGTATGGAATAAGTCGGCCAAAGATGGGCCCATTAAATCAAAAACGGCAAAATTTGAACCTCCTTTTGTACTAAACAAGTAACATCTGGGACTGGTTTTCAAAATTCCGCCTTCCAATGAGTACGTTCAAACAATGAAGTCAGATATACACGCCTCTATCCAAAAATCGGACATAACGATGTCGTATATCAAAACGTACGATTGTAATCCTGTATGGCACGATAAAATCCCACTTCCCTGTCCAGATAACTCTTACCATTCCGGTTTTCCTAGAACCATTTCAAAAGTAAATACATGCTCGCTCAACAAAAAGAGTCGCGCTGGACGAAACAACGCAAACAGTCATTGTCCTTATAACATTTTACACAAATCAACGACACATATAAAAAAATCAACAAATATTCACTATCCCGCCAATATAAAATAAGAATGCATGTTTGCTTATCTTGTCAGACCGAAACCTAACTCAATGTCGATGACGCAACGTAGACCCAGATTAAAAATGCCATTCGTAGTGTATATAGCAGATTTCTTCGAATCTGAGGTATACGTACAATCTTTATGGCAACATCTCTACGCTCCTGAAAGTCATAGGCTTAACGAAGGTGTAGGGTGAGTAAACAGGGCCATATTCTTTCCCGATCGTAATAATCGGTTTAATGACACACTTCCAAAAAGCGAATATGTGAACAAAAAATGGCGACGTGCGCGCCACGCTCTTCCCTTTACTGTTAAAAAAACGTACCCTTGTAGATACAACCAAAGCCACCGCTCCCAATCTTGTCATCAATCCTGAAGCGTAAAGCGAATTCCTGATCTGAAAAATGCTTTGTACACAGCTTTTTCTTACTGCATGCTGTAGTGTTAGGTAAAGATACGGAATCCTGGCAGCTGTCAATCTCGGCACTACAAACAGAGCCTGTAGTAGGGCGCTCCATTTGCAATATAATGTATGAGGCAAGCGCCAGTAGGATTCAATGAATCAATTGCCGACTGCCAATAATGAAGAAGTTAAACTTACAAAATAATGTAGAAGAGtagaataaaaattacaaatacttTACTCTTTGTATAGAAGGTATATAGAGATATAGAGGGATACATGCACTTCCTAGGAACTATACATTAGTTAGCTTCGTAATGCATATTCCTAAAGTAGTGTGTCTACATTGTATATGCAAGGCAAATGAACGTGCTTGTGACATATTAAAATAAGGGCTAGAACACGCGTTCTGGTAAATAATATATGAaccatttaaatttattacagcGTGTGAAATCCGATAATGGTACCAGGTTAATAGTGATAACCAGCCGGTAATTGTAAAGCGAAAAATTATCAGTGATAAGACAGAACACTCGGTGGCACGGTCAATTGAGGCCGGCTTTCGGAATTTGCCGATACTTCCAGTTAGAAAGAGCGACTTTTTGTTTAGTGTTTAAACAATAGAAAatcaaacataaaatttttttgAATTCGAACTTCAGAAGAGAGATATAGGGTTAACTCGCTCTTCTTTACTTCTCAGAAGTGAAGGAACCCGAAGAGCTTATTCTTTCGATTTTGTATTTCTTTGCGCGTACGTTTTATTTTCTAAATCTTGAGATAGACGGTTCATACACACAAACGGCAGACTAGACCATGGCACGAACGAGGCGATTGATTGCACCCTCGCGATTACCAGAGTCACCACCATCCGTGTAGTGTCTCAGTTTACGGAGGAACCCGCCACGTGGTGGGCGAAGACTGAAGGGCCAGAGGAAGCGGGTGACTTCGCGGAAATGAGGTCCACATGTATAGAGTTGATAGACTAGATCCTCAATACAGATGATGTCGTGCTGTCCCAAATGTTGCTCTATCATCTCGTTGTTCGTGATAGGGATACGCTGGTGATTGATCGAGGCATGTCCACGCTTATAGACCAGCTCACGGATGCATTTAAGGCTCGGATATCCCCAAGTAATATACGGCTCAACGATCTGGAGCATTCGGAGAGTTGCTTTGTTCAGACGAACAAACACGCCGCTATTAATTCGGCGCAGGCGAAGAAGTTGTAGTGCCTTACGAGGTTTCGGTGGTACATTTAGAATACCACGGATACGTATAACAAAGGCGACCTTAGCTTCTGGTTCAATGAAAAATTCGCCCTTTTTTAGGGCATTTTTACGAGCATAGCTAAGTTCTTGTCTTCTCCTCCTGTACTCTTTTACATATGCTTCAGCTCGTTTGAAAATGAATTTTTGCTTTTCCTTATCGTTCTATAAGCCGAAAACACACAATTGTCAGCAATCACTAGAAAGACGgcgcaaaagctaggatagtataccTACGGTTTTGGAGAGTGGCTTTTGATAGCTAGCACGGCGCTGGTAAATAAGTTTTTTCTTCAAAGTCTCAGGTACTGGCCTACATGAAGGTAAAAAGAGTCGCGGAAATTAGCAGACAtgccaatagtttttttttttgcaagaaccTTTCAGAAGACAACATACTTAACCAAGGGATCCACATCTATGGTTACTGCGCTATTCATGCGTAAATGAAGTGACTGTAAGTAAACCCTCTTAAGCACGAAATGGAGATATATCCACTTCGGACATATAGAACGTACTTGGAGGACATGGTACCGTTGACTAACTAGAtcgtaaaaaatgtgtattataaaATGTTAGTcgcaaaaaaaaaatcaagatcaGTGACCATGCAAAGGCTCGTCTGAACAAAGACCAATAGAGAAGGGGGAAGCGTGGTATCGGCGATGCAAAAAATGTAGCCAATGAGTAGATGAAACAGATCCGACTAAGAGAACATTATCGGATATATAGACGAGAGGTGAGGTTCAATGCTGAACGAGCAGAATACTTGACAAAGGAATTTTGGTTGTACTACTAAAAAAAACACACTCGGGGGCTCACATATCAATAAGGTAGTAAATACGTACTCAATCACTAGTGAAGTGAGAGATTTTGAATAAACCTtaaatcgcttttttttttttttgaaaaaaatatcagaATCTTTGATTCAATATGACAATAATACTGTCTTTGTCATATGGCCCTCCGTTCGTTGCATATCAGATCCTCGATTAAAAAACAACTAAATTTCTACACTTTCTCGACCATCACTTTTTGGAAGGTTTTTTGTACTCGAATTGATCGAGTTTCTTCAAAGTAATCCTCATCTTATGTGCAAAAAAGAAAGTCAATGAAGTTGTAACCTACCCTCTTTTTTGCAAACACCACAAGATTACCCTCCAACCGTGTTGGTCTTCTCCAGAATCTCACATCACAGCTAATCAATATGTCATCTGAGATCCTCTAAGAGGTGCCTTCGTTTTAGAAAGCGCGTAAGAAATAGCTCTCACATATGCGCCCTTCACTCAGTCTTGTTGTCCTGTGGTATTCTGGAAATCCGGGGTCTGTGAGTCGTCTAGAATCCTTTTGGCACTCGTAACAACGTTGAATACGTCTGCTTCAGATTCTCGACATTCTGGTGATGTCCACATGTCCAAGGCGATTTCAGCAATGGTTTCTCCCTCTTCAGTTAGTTATCTGTCTTATGACACGCAATTTTCCTGGGCTATTTAAAGGGGGCAGCGATAGGGGAACGTCCAACAGCCTCATAATTTGGACATTTTTGCCTCTTGAAAGATAGGGAGTTTAACCATTAGATCTGACAACTACTGTAACAAAAATCCGAAATCGACGCTACCATCCACAGTGTTGTGCAGAGAAGCCGCGATGCATTGTAAATTCGCCGTTTTCACCCTAAATTCTAGGTATATTGCAATACTCATAGAGAGCGTATTGCAGCAAGCACCAGAATCCACATGCTGAACACACACACATGACTCGTAAACGGCTCAGGGTTTGTCCCCAGTTTTAATGAGACACTTTTTATAAAGCGCCCTGCAGATCGCTTCAGCGTCAAATACAGATCAAACAGGTGCTTTCCGAATGGGTTCCAAATGCTCCCTAATCGAATATTatgtacaccgtgatgcagaaggcGCTAGAAAAGCCTGTCTAAAAAAAGAGAGGTGATAGCGGGAATAACCCGCGTCAAATAGAAACACAATAGGATTCTCAGTCATATACGATTCACTCGATGTGACTTCCAATTATGTGTTGCTGGGACAGATGAAGCGAGTATCCGCATGAGCGGACTAAAAATAAAATTTGGTCATACAAACTTTATATGCCTGGTACGATTTTGGTATTTTCCTCAGGGACCAGAGATGGATGAAGTTGGATGGTTGAAAAAAGCAGGTGACGAGGTTTTTTGTAACGAAAATACAGGAGTAGATAAAACAGACCGAACTAACAGCATGGACAGTATCCACAAAACGTCATCGGACAGCGACGGTGATACCAGCCGAGACTCACATTCTAATCAATATTGCTACGCACCAAAAAGTCCTAGAAAATTAATGGAAACCTGTACTGCGCGTCCTAGCCGAGGACAACCTATGACTTGGCGTTACGAACTCGAGCCACCTGAACAAAAATTTGCAATACAAGATTATACAAAAACCCCTATTCCAAGGGTATCTAGGCGTCTTATGGCCAGACAATGTGAAGGTCTATTAATGCGCCGTATTGAACGTATAATGCGCTCTCCATATGGGCCGGAATACAATACCGCGTTGAAAATCCTGACCATCAAAACCTGGGATCCAACATTCAATATCACCTTGTATCCACCAGTCATGGAAGGGCTGTTAAACTGTTACACACACATCAAGGAGCATCTTAACTTGCAGGATTCTAGAAATTGCAGTGACAGTATCCCGCTGTTCAACGATGGGAAAGATGACGAAGACAATGACCTATCTTATCTTACCAGGATTGCCGCCATATTTAGAAATTTATCACATGCTGTCTACAACCAAAATATTCTGTCCACTCATCCTGGTATTATTTCGGTTATCTGCGAAATGATAAGCCTGGAGTATACTTTGGATTTCGGAGAATATGTAAGTGAGCCTGCGGATGGTTCCAGCCAACAAGAATGTACAGAGAATAATGAAAAATTGTTGAATAACGGCCGTCATTTTACAATGGCAGAAATAGCTAATCTTTATCGTGTGGAGTATCTAAAGCACAGGCTACGAGAAATTAGATTCAGTCTTCTAGAAGTTCTTTCTCTCATTGCTCATACGCTGATGTTGGGCTCTGGAACGGACACGACAGACACCAGTGGTGCGATTCTCATTGGTGATTCTAACTCGTCGATTATGAACAAACTGTCTAAATTTGGTAAACATGTTGCGGGATGCCTACCTCATTTGATCGATCTTGTCCTCTCACCAACCGAAAATGCGCAGACCGTCTTCTTGATCGTCGAGATTCTTGCAAAACTTGCACTTAATTCCAACTCAAGATCTCTGTGGCTCTCTGCTGGATGTGAAAAAGTCGTCAATTTAGTATTAAAATTGGTCCAATACGCTCTAAAAGATGACCAACTCTCGGAATGGGCTATTTTTGCAGCTTATTATATATCTCTGAATGGCGTAAACTTACCCATGGCCCAAGCACTATGCAAGAAAGACATTATTGAATATCTCATTCCGTTGTGTAATGCTCAGCATTGGTCACCAGCTCCATCACCAGATAGTCCGGACTATGCTGCTACCACTTATCGGAGATATTCGATGGCCTTCAAAGCCGTCTCGATCCTTCAAAAGCTCGTCTCTTTCGTACCTGTTCGACATATCTTGGCAAAACATGAAAGCACGCTCGTCAATATTTTCTCATCTTCTAGCGAAGAGATTGCAAAACCGTTGAAATACATTCTAGTTCAATATTAATTTCGTTCGATTCCCTTGAAAGGCGCGTCATAGCTTCAGTGAATGTCTTCCTCACCTATGCTTCAATGTAAAAAATTGTTCATTCAATAGattcttgaaatattttttttgttgtgtttatatGCTTTGTTGTTAACTTTCCTTCAGTTCTTCTCTCAGAAAATGTATCCTACATATCTACCGATACCCCTTGGCAATAGAGATCAGGCACAGCCTTCAGAAGGGATCATTAACTTTTTTCTTCTATGCTATCAATTAAAGGTAATTTACCGATTCTATTTACAACCGCTGAAGCTCATCCAGGGCAGGCCAATTCTCTCTTCCAGTTTTTGTTAGTTATACACACACATGCATACGCTTGCTTGTATATGTACCACACATATAGATGCATACAGGTGCATAAGCCGCCCACACAGACGGCATAACTCTTACTTTCTCTACTTTCGCGTATAGAAAACCAAGCGTACGGGGTGGGTAAGAAGACAGGTTACAGATCCAGAAAGCATAAGTGATCACATGTACTTGATGTCTATCATACTATGGGTGGTCATTTCCGACTCGCCAGAGTTTTCtcacgtaaataaagaaaagtgcatcAAAATGGCCCTTGTCCACGATATGGCAGAAGCTATCGTTGGAGACATTACCCCTGACGACGATATCTGCGAGCAAGAAAAGCGTGAGCTAGAGCTAGAGGCCATGCAGACTTTTTGTCTCAGTCATTTTCTTGGAGAACAGAGCCATGCTGCCAAGGAATTCCTAGAACTCTGGCAAGAATACGAGGAAGATTCAACCGTCGAggccagactggtaaaacaagtGGACAAATTAGAAATGGCGTTGCAGGCCTATGTCTATGAACGAGACCAAAGTGCCAACCTAGACGATTTTTTCGCGTCTGCGAAAAGTAAGctacataatgaaattttcaaagaTTGGCTAGCAAGAGTGCTCAAGCTAAGAGAGGAGGTAACACGAAAAGGAGAAAAGTCGAATCTGGAATAGTTCGTTGTTATTCTAAACAAAAATGTGGGCACTGCACCTAAGAAATCTCGGCGCCAATCTTACTGTTCTCAAAATATTTTCTGCTTCTGTAGTAATTTAAAAAAGAAGACAATAATAGTATTAGAAAAAAGGACGTGGCCAAAACGATGCTAGCACAGTGTGCATGGAACTAGATGAACAACAAGCGTGGCAACCTCGAGTTGAGCAGATATTTCTGGTCACATTATCTATTATTTCTGGAGCTGGAGGGTAATGATAATAGATTGTTCGCCTTGTATAAATCATCAGTAGAAAATCATAAATATTGCAAGTGTTCTTTACAAGTGAAATACTCTCCGTGGTCTTGAATTTCATTATCaaaataatatgtatatatttaGGATGCCTATAGGAAAGTCTCACATACTATGCAAATCTGTATTCAAAGCTATAACGGAATAGTCAAAAAAAATTACACATCAAACAACGTCTGAACCCGCTGTATTAAAAAATTTAGTGCCAGGAGGATCTGATTACTTATATAAATTTCACATAACTTTTGTGAGAAAACTAGATTTTTAATTGGCTTTCCGTTAACAAAATTTAAGTAGGCTCTATTCTCGAATTTCGTTCAACCAATAATTTTAGAGATAAAATTCGTTGAAAAATCAACAATTCAATTTGTTTAGCTTTATATAAAGCTAATTCCGCGTACGCTTTTTTTTGTGCAGTCAATAACGTTTTTATGAGATTGTGCATTTAGACCACTGATATATAAAATTGAAGCGCCTGGATAGTAGGTGTACCGGCAATGCCCAGGTTGCTTGCGCATGGCGTTTGTAGTAAGCAGATCGCCAAATACACGAAGCTGTTGGTCAGGTATCGAAAGCTTATACAGTCTCAACGTatcaaagaaaaaatttcataCTGACCACGCAAATCCGACCTTGAACTTTTAGATGGGGAAGGAATACTAGCATTTTATCTGGAATTTGTGCAGTTTCGCTAGGCGGTACTGTCTAAACCTCTGCATTTTTACAGTCGCAGCAATTGTACACATAACtcataaatattattttgcaaCCAGCGGTATCGAGCTATACCGAATATCCGCCTGAAATTTTGCTCATGCACTGTGTTCGCTTTGCGAGAGCTGCTTATTGCGTACGTGGCCTTACTTTTTGACTATTTTGCAGTTTTTTGTCCTTCTCATtttaacctaaaaaaattctcaagGTCGCGATGATCGCATTTGATTACAAATGGCACTTTAGATATTTGGAGCGGGGAACTAATGAATATGAAACAATGCGTACATTCGTCAATTTAAAGACGGGTCAGCGCCTGTTGCAGCTTTGCCAAAAAAATCAGGCTACTTTCATCAAAGTCGGACAGCACATTGCATCTTTGAACCAAATATTACCGCGAGAGATTACAACTGCACTTTCAGTGCTTCAGGACAAAGTAGAACCCAGACCGTACAAAGATATCGCATTCATCTTTCAACAAGAACTGCGAAAAAATCCAGGACAAATGTACGTTTTTTCGCTTCACTACAAAATGTGTAAAATGAACGAATCGTGGTCAGCTTTTTATGATCTTTTTAAAAGTCTGTGTCTTTTGACTCATTTAACCTGGACTCAATTAGATTTCAGTACTTCGAAAAGGAACCAGTCGCATCGGCCTCTATAGCTCAAGTGCATAAGTCAGTCCTTCTTAATGGAACAAAGTGCGCTGTAAAAGTCCAATATCCCTACATTGAGTATATGATTGGAGGTGACCTGTTTACGATCAGTATCCTGGTTCACCTAATGGCTGCGGTATTTCCAAATTTCTCACTTACTTGGATACTT
Coding sequences within:
- the LOC126323905 gene encoding uncharacterized protein LOC126323905, which translates into the protein MERPTTGSVCSAEIDSCQDSVSLPNTTACSKKKLCTKHFSDQEFALRFRIDDKIGSGGFGCIYKAYDFQERRDVAIKIENRNGKSYLDREVGFYRAIQDYNRGILKTSPRCYLFSTKGGSNFAVFDLMGPSLADLFHTCRRKFSLKCVLMLAEQLLTILENIHKLGFVHGDVKPGNFVMGTGTNTNSVYVIDFGLSNFWRNKRGEHIPLNFGRNFRGTYRYASTNSHLNIETSRRDDLEALAYVLIYFLKGSLPWQNLKLSTDKRRILIGTFKSKISIEKLTSGIPSEFSFFLSYVKKLGFSEEPDYIYCRNLFRRCLERHAFTFDYTYDWLSLKDIHTYNRRRKRSEVADQNLKVSKTSASASIQQQNKVNDQVVNRLCQSGTNRNSPSQQNTSPSLISSVFHSLKIHRCSQPSNVAPTHDKQLLCNNESGPIICPKKVDNSNPSPPTFHVAEKVADCSQEKERADALIAFSLPSVYPYLVPSAVQINGNSNLSPVSRRHLSTSSHMPPPQFLYHVVEPSPSRLSMQNLSIPSAMGCNLPSAIVNLNEENRPSPNSSISFYPFFIHPTLPVAFDTKAGIGTSLITFANNTNDQMNCNFYHLSPTILPTYVDEPLEHGIERQQPLISKPCKHHQLIEIHDPNLQT
- the LOC126323929 gene encoding uncharacterized protein LOC126323929 yields the protein MSSNAVTIDVDPLVKPVPETLKKKLIYQRRASYQKPLSKTNDKEKQKFIFKRAEAYVKEYRRRRQELSYARKNALKKGEFFIEPEAKVAFVIRIRGILNVPPKPRKALQLLRLRRINSGVFVRLNKATLRMLQIVEPYITWGYPSLKCIRELVYKRGHASINHQRIPITNNEMIEQHLGQHDIICIEDLVYQLYTCGPHFREVTRFLWPFSLRPPRGGFLRKLRHYTDGGDSGNREGAINRLVRAMV
- the LOC126323885 gene encoding 5'-deoxynucleotidase HDDC2-like codes for the protein MALVHDMAEAIVGDITPDDDICEQEKRELELEAMQTFCLSHFLGEQSHAAKEFLELWQEYEEDSTVEARLVKQVDKLEMALQAYVYERDQSANLDDFFASAKSKLHNEIFKDWLARVLKLREEVTRKGEKSNLE